CCTTGTTCCCATTTTATTTATGATGGAGAGGAAAGGGGTTTTTGTAGATGAACCCTTATTAAAACAAATGTCTATCTCACTTTCCAGCGACTTAAAACATCTTGAAGAGACAATTTATCAACTTGCAGGACAAGAGTTTAATATTAAGTCTCCTAAACAACTTTCCCATCTTCTTTTTGAAGAGTTAAAAATTCCTCCTTTTCAAAAGAAAAAAGCAACCGGATATTCTACTTCAATTGATGTTTTAGAAAAACTTGTGACAGTCCACCCTATCATTCAAAAAATTATTGATTTTCGCATGCTGGAAAAATTGAGATCAACGTATGTCGATGCTCTGCCCGAGCAAATCAATCCACACACGCATCGAATCCACTGTAGCTTTAATCAAACGGGCACGGCAACAGGACGTCTGGCAAGCCAAGACCCCAATTTGCAAAATATTCCGATCCGCACCGAAATAGGGAAACAAATTCGAACGGCTTTTCGCCCAAAGTCTGCATCTCAGTCCTTCTTATCTGCAGATTATTCACAAATAGAATTGCGAATCGTGGCACACTTGAGTGAAGATCCACAATTAATCCATGCATTTAAGCATTCCGCTGACGTTCATACTGCAACAGCGGCCCTTATTTTCAATGTCTCGGAAGCTGAAGTAACCAAAGAAATGCGCCATCAAGCCAAAGCCGTCAATTTTGGAATTATTTATGGCCAACAAGCTTTTGGACTGTCAAAAGAACTTGGAATTGACATGCGCGATGCAGCTCAGTTTATTAAAACATATTTTAAACGCTATCCTAGAGTAGAAGAGTTTTTGGAGAAGGCCAAAAACGACGCTAAAGAGGCCGGAGCTGCGATCACGATTACAGGAAGAAGACGACCCCTTCCGGAACTCAACAGTCAAAATGCTTTTATTAAAGCACAAGGAGAGCGCTTTGCAGTCAATTCCCCCATTCAAGGGACTCAAGCCGACCTAATTAAAATGGCAATGATTAAAATTGATCAAAAAATGGCACAAAAAGCCTTGCAAAGCGAGCTCATTCTTCAGATTCACGATGAACTCATTTTTGAATGTCCCGATTATGAATTAGAAGAAATGACTCAACTTGTTACAGAGACAATGGAAAACATCTATCCTCTACTGGTCCCTCTCAAAGTTGACATTACCATAGGAAAAAATTGGGGCGAATGTTAGAATGAAGAAAATAGCAATCACAGGCGGCTTATCTTCCGGTAAGAGTAGTGTTTGTCAGATATTACAGTCATTAGGGGCTTATATCATTAGCTCTGATGAAGTCGTCCTTCAACTCTTTTCTATTCCAGAAAACATCTTCCGCATTTCTGAAATATGTGGAGCCCATGTATTGGTTAATGGAAAAGTCGATCGACAAAAAGTTGCAAGTCTTGTTTTTAATGAACCTGAAAAACTGAGAGACTTAGAAAAACTGCTTCACCCTCAAGCCCTTGATGCGATAATAAAGAAGTATAAGGAGATTTCAGTAGAAACTAAAGCTCGTGCGTTTGTCGTTGAAGTCCCATTATTATTTGAGGCAGGATGGCAATCCTTTTTTGATCTAACCATTCTCATTGCCTCAAGCCTAGATCAAGCAAAATCTAGATATCTCAAGCAAGGGCATTCAGAAAATGATTTTAATCAAAGAACGGCAAGGCTGTGGACAGATGAGCTGAGGCGAAAACATGCTGATATCGTGATCGAAAATGAGGGAACCTTGGAAGATCTCGAACGCAAGATCTCTGAAAATGTAAGCGTTATTTTTTAATTTAAACTGAATGATATCCGAACTGGAATCTTTTAAAATAAGTATGTATTTAAATGAGGGATACCAAACTCATGTCTGAAGAACATAAACAACCAGAAAATCAACCTATGAATAAAATATTAACTCCACCTTCGAAAACCGTTTCTGAAACGAAGAAGAATCTCAAACCAAGAGAATCCCACCAACATCGACACCAACGGGAAAAAGCGCCTGAGATTTCAGAACATCAACAAGAGCAAGATGCAGCTGCTTCAGTCCTCCCCCCTCCCGTAATGAAAGAACCTGTAGAACCTACGATTACAAAAATAGCCGATCTTCAAAGAATGAATATCGATCAGCTTTCTAAATTTGCTCGCAATATGGGACTTCAACACATTTCCAATATGACGAAATCCCAAATTGTCTATGAAATTGTCAGAGCGAAGTCAAATCGCCCGAATGAAATTCTCGCCGCAGAAGGAACACTTGAAATTCTACCCGATGGATTTGGATTTCTACGGTCTCCCAACTACAATTATATTACGTCCGCAGAAGATATCTATGTATCTCCTGCACAAATTCGACGCTTTGATCTCAAAAAGGGAGATCACGTCTACGGAACAATCCGATCTCCAAAGGAAAAAGAAAAGTATTTTGCCCTCCTTAAAGTTGATCGAATTAATGGAAAAGATCCTGAACATGTCAAAGATCGCATCTTATTTGAGAACTTAACTCCCCTTCATCCTGATCAGCGATTAATGATGGAAACAGATCCTAAAATACTATCAACTAGAGTTTTAGATCTATCTGCTCCTATTGGTAAGGGGCAAAGAGCACTGATCGTAGCACCGCCTAAATCAGGGAAAACGGTTCTTCTACAAAATATTGCCAATGCTATAGCGAAAAATCATCCCGAAGTAACCCTGATTGTTCTATTAATTGATGAGCGTCCTGAGGAACTTACCGATATGCAGCGAATGGTTAAAGGTGAAGTCGTTTCCTCCACTTTCGATGAACCTCCGGAACGACACGTTCAAGTTTCTGAGATGGCCATTGAAAAAGCAAAGCGACTTGTTGAATATGGACAAGATGTTGTGATCCTGCTCGATTCATTAACACGTTTAGCAAGAGCTTATAACACAGTTCAACCTCACTCAGGTAAAATCTTAACAGGGGGCGTTGATGCTAATTCACTCCACAAACCCAAGAGATTTTTTGGAGCTGCTCGTAATATTGAAAACGGTGGATCATTGACAATTATTGCAACGGCATTAATTGAGACTGGATCTAAGATGGACGAAGTGATATATGAAGAGTTTAAGGGGACGGGAAATATGGAACTCGTTCTAGATAGACGGCTTGCAGATCGCAGGGTTTATCCTGCTATCGATTTGATCAAGAGTGGAACAAGAAAAGAAGAGCTCTTATACCATCCGGGAGAACTCGGGAAAATCTATCTACTCAGACAGGCACTGGCCGATCTATCCCCTTTAGATGCAATGAACTTATTGCTTGCAAGATTGAGAAAAACTCAAAGTAATGCTGAGTTTTTGCTCTCAATGAAAGATTAGTTGTTAGTTTATTATTTAAACTGATATGAATGAAGCAGCTAGAAGCCAACTTTTAGGTTTATTTATATTTGCCCCTAAATGATTTGCAATCAGATAGGGGCTGCTCAATAAAAAATGATAAATCGGTTCGAGCGCAATGTCCTCAAACAAGCAGAAATCTTCGCCGGAAATGATTTTGATGATCACGTTATCAGGTGGAGGAGGACATGTTCAGGCTACTAAGGCTAAGTATAAGCAAATCAAAGAGCTACAACCAAATACTCGATTTTTATTTTGCGATATTCTCATTGATACCTTTGGACAAAAAATTGGAAAATTTTTTCTATGGCAATGGAATTCTGCACAAGAAAATGGAGATGTCCATTACCAAGAATGGCTCCGAATTACAGGTCTTCCTATAGCCGAAAAACTATTCTGGATTCCAATCTTTTTTAAAATCCTCTATACTCTCATTCGCAATCCAATTACAAAAATCATTGACACTCAAATACTTGGCACTTCCGCTGTTGTTAAAGCCCTCACATTTATTTCATTTTTTACAAAACGAAAAATTGCTTTCGAAAAAATTATTACCGAACTCCCTTCCGAACATGTCAAGCATTTTACCCAACCGATTAAAAATCTCTCAAAAAAAGAAAAACAATATATCAAGGTGTCTTGCTTTTTCTCGAGTCTTGTTGCCGAAGATAAACAGGAATTTTTTTGGCAAACACTGTGTGGTATTTCCTCAACGGATATCCTCATTGATACCCCCCCTCTACGCCCCTATTTTTTAAAACTAATGGGGAAAGAAAGAACCCAAGAACCTCTCAATATCCGTATATTCACCCACTCCAAAGAAGAATTAAGACTAATTGAAAAAACGGCAAGCAAGGGGTGCTTCAATCTAATCGATGAAAGCCCTTATTTATCAATTACCATTGAACCTAAAGATTTTGTGTCCATTATTATGCTGGGTTCAAGACCCCATGAAAAAGCGACGCTCAATTATGTCTCCAATTACATTGAGATATGCAAAAACGCCAAAGATAAAAATCGCCGTGATTTGTTATTTGTTTTTTGCCGTAATTATGATGAAAAACCTCATTCACTTTTTAAAAGGGTTGAAAATCTCATCGCTTTCGAACACGATTATCCCGAAACATTAACTGTCATTCCAATGCCCTTTCAAGATGATGAAGTCATTGCCCCCCTATTCTTTAGATCCGATATGACATTTACCCGCGCCGGTGGAATTACCGCGATGGAACTTTTATCTGTCTGCCGGGGAAATATCTGGATTCATACTGAAAATCTCGATCGATTTTCACATAAACATAGCGCAGGCATGCCTATTTGGGAAGAAGGGAATGCAGCCTACCTTATGCAAAGAAAAGGAGCCCGCTTTATCACCCCCGATACCTTTTTCCAAACCTGCAAAGAATTTTTTTCCACAGATGAGAGAGAAAATAAAGACAATAGTCGGGAAAAAGAATCAAATCATTTCTATTATTGACTATCTCATCAATGCATTTAGAAAATCATTCCAATCTTGATTATCCGATGCCTTTTTTAACTCGTCATAATTCACACCAATAAATTCTGCAAATCCTTCTAATTGGTCTTGAAGCTCTCCCCTTTCAAACTGTTTTTGTAATCCGGATGAAATCTCTTTTTGCATATTCAAAGTCCATTTGAAGTAACTTCCTTTGATTTTCTTCATTGAATCTCTGAGATTGGAATTTGAAAAGATGTAAGCAAGAAATTGTAATGTGGGAACATGTTTAATATTATCCCCTCTCTTTTTCAAATCTGAAACATGCCATAATAACTTTGAATCGCTCTTGGTTCCCATTTGCGTAATAATATGAGAAATATCACGTTTTTTATCTTCTGCAAGACTGAGCTGAAATGAATTTTTTACTAAAACAAATTGAGAATCTACAGCTGAATACGTTTCTTTTTTGAAATCAGTGATCGGAGAGGCAAATTGAAACCCGCGATTTTCAAGTTCAGATGACAAATTAGCTATTTTTTTAAATGGTCTTCGTTTTCTAAATCTCGCTTCGGGATTTGTCGCAGCAGTTTCTTGCTTTTGCTCAACACAGATACGCATTTTTTGTACTACGGGATTGCTCGAAATATACTCGCAAAAGTGACGATAATTAATATCATCTAAGGCGACAATAACAGAACTTGCATCATCTGTTTTTTGACTCTTATCAAATTGACCCTCATAAAAGTGTCTTGTAATGCTTTTACTACGAACAAAATCATTAGGCGAGAGTAATTTAGTATTCAAATTAAAAAACGTATCGAAAAATACGGGCGCATGATGTGAAATATGAGCCTCTTCAATTTTTACCTCAAATTTTGAAACGAGCGGTTGTTTATTCAAACTAAGATCTTTTAAAGGAAATCCATGGACATTGACATCAAGGAATGCAATTTTTTTCCCTATTTTTTCATAACATTGAAAAATAACTGCATTACAAAACAGATCGGTAATTGCAATGAGTTGAGTGAGATCTTTTTTTTCCCCTGCCAGTTCATATTCATAGGTGAATTTAATCAACTTAGCAGAAACTGAGGCTTGTATGAATAGGCATTGAGCAATAACTATAATAAGTATTTTTTTTAATTTCATTGTTTTAGACCCCTATTAAAAATTTGAATTATTCACAAAAATAATATCTATTTCAAGCATTTAGTAGCTATTTTTTGAAGAAAATCAGGGCGATCCTATCCAAATAAACTGATCTGTTATAGGATAACGGAAAATTAATCTAGTTTTCCGGATTGAAAAAATATGCCCGAGCATTATCGTACTGCCGTTTCGATTGTACAAAAACTCCACAACCAAGGTTTTACAACCTATTTTGCCGGCGGTTGGGTCAGAGATCACCTCCTCAATTTTCTTTCTGATGATATAGATATTGTAACGGATGCTAGTGTCGATGAATTGCGCGTCTTATTTGAAAAAACAATTCCGGTTGGTGAACAATTTGGGATCGTCATTGTCCTTGAGAATGGCTACCGCTATGAAATCGCTACTTTTCGAAAAGAAACGGGATATGAAGATGGAAGACGCCCTACTCAAGTAACAAGTGCAACGCCTGAAGAAGATGCAGGGCGACGAGACTTTACAATTAATGGGATGTTTTTTGATCCTCTTTCAGGAGAAATTTATGATTATATCGAGGGCAAAAAAGATATTGAAGCAAAAATCATTCGAGCTATTGGCGATCCGCATATGCGTTTTAAAGAAGATCGCCTCCGCATGTTGAGAGCCATTCGCTATAGCTGCCGTTTCGGTTTTAAAATAGAAGAGAATACTTACCAGGCTATCATTGCTCATCACAAAGAATTATTCCCGGCTGTTGCCATTGAACGTGTCTGGCAAGAATTCACTAAAATGGCCGCATTTCCTCATCTTGATCAAGCCCTGATGATGTTGTATGAAACAGGCCTATTATCCGTTATTTTCCCTTCTTTAACTGCCATTTCAAAAACAGAGCTCCTTCAGTCCATTGAAGGGATTGAAAATTTACCTATGACAACCAGTGCAATTGCAAAAATTATTCTCCTTTTTACCCATATGTCTCAGCAGCAACTCGAAGAGCAGTTAAAGCAATTAAAACTCTCAAATAAAGAAGTCACTTATGGGCTATATTTCGCCAAGCTAAAACAAATTTTTGAACAGGCCCCCCCTCTTACCCGCTCAGAACTCGTCTATTTATATGCAGATGTTCATTTTGAACTATGTTTTGAAATTTTAAAGTGCCTTCCTATCCCTGAAGCAACGATCGCCAAACATACGCACCAACACATTAAACTCTTCCCTCATGTCGAGAGAGTTATCCATCATCGACCCATTATTACGGCTGAATTGTTAATGGCGGCCGGCCTTCCTCCAGGGAAAGAACTGGGTGACTTATTAAAAAAAGCAGAAAGTATCTCTATAGAGGAAGATCTGCTTGATCAAGATGCGATTCTCGATCGCATTCTCCCTCCAAATCATCGAAAGCAATAATCACATACATTTGATGACTAATAAGGCGATATCATCAGCCTGCTCTTCCCCTTCAGAAAAGGCAATGCAGCTTTGATAGATTTGTTCTGCTATATCTTTAGGTTGTATTAACGAAATCTGTTGTACCGTAGAGACTAACTGTTCAATGCCATAAAGTTTTTCATTTTTGTTCCTAGATTCGATCACACCATCTGTATAGAGAATGAGAAGATCACCGGAATTTAAATAAATTTCTTTAATTTCAATTTCATTTGCCTCTATAGCCCCAAAAGCGATCCCCTTTGTCGATAACAGTTCAATTTCACCTGAAGCTCTTTTCAAAATCGCCGGAGGATGACCTGCTGATGTGTAATGCAATAGGCCCTGTTCCCTATCAAATATCGCAAGCCAACTCGTGACAAAAACTCCGTTCTCCTCCGTGTCCTTATAAAACATTCTATTGGTATTAAGAACAATTTCTTGAAGCGATGCTCTAGAATCACTATATGCGCGGATCAAACTTCTAAGATTCAATGCATATAAACATGCCATAACCCCTTTTCCCGCCGTATCGGCAATGAAAATTAAATCCCGGCATCGATCATCCTGAGCAATAAAATCATAGCAGTCACCACCGACTTGCTTCGCGGATA
This is a stretch of genomic DNA from Simkaniaceae bacterium. It encodes these proteins:
- the coaE gene encoding dephospho-CoA kinase (Dephospho-CoA kinase (CoaE) performs the final step in coenzyme A biosynthesis.), with product MKKIAITGGLSSGKSSVCQILQSLGAYIISSDEVVLQLFSIPENIFRISEICGAHVLVNGKVDRQKVASLVFNEPEKLRDLEKLLHPQALDAIIKKYKEISVETKARAFVVEVPLLFEAGWQSFFDLTILIASSLDQAKSRYLKQGHSENDFNQRTARLWTDELRRKHADIVIENEGTLEDLERKISENVSVIF
- the rho gene encoding transcription termination factor Rho, with the translated sequence MKEPVEPTITKIADLQRMNIDQLSKFARNMGLQHISNMTKSQIVYEIVRAKSNRPNEILAAEGTLEILPDGFGFLRSPNYNYITSAEDIYVSPAQIRRFDLKKGDHVYGTIRSPKEKEKYFALLKVDRINGKDPEHVKDRILFENLTPLHPDQRLMMETDPKILSTRVLDLSAPIGKGQRALIVAPPKSGKTVLLQNIANAIAKNHPEVTLIVLLIDERPEELTDMQRMVKGEVVSSTFDEPPERHVQVSEMAIEKAKRLVEYGQDVVILLDSLTRLARAYNTVQPHSGKILTGGVDANSLHKPKRFFGAARNIENGGSLTIIATALIETGSKMDEVIYEEFKGTGNMELVLDRRLADRRVYPAIDLIKSGTRKEELLYHPGELGKIYLLRQALADLSPLDAMNLLLARLRKTQSNAEFLLSMKD
- a CDS encoding CCA tRNA nucleotidyltransferase translates to MPEHYRTAVSIVQKLHNQGFTTYFAGGWVRDHLLNFLSDDIDIVTDASVDELRVLFEKTIPVGEQFGIVIVLENGYRYEIATFRKETGYEDGRRPTQVTSATPEEDAGRRDFTINGMFFDPLSGEIYDYIEGKKDIEAKIIRAIGDPHMRFKEDRLRMLRAIRYSCRFGFKIEENTYQAIIAHHKELFPAVAIERVWQEFTKMAAFPHLDQALMMLYETGLLSVIFPSLTAISKTELLQSIEGIENLPMTTSAIAKIILLFTHMSQQQLEEQLKQLKLSNKEVTYGLYFAKLKQIFEQAPPLTRSELVYLYADVHFELCFEILKCLPIPEATIAKHTHQHIKLFPHVERVIHHRPIITAELLMAAGLPPGKELGDLLKKAESISIEEDLLDQDAILDRILPPNHRKQ